A region of the Oncorhynchus clarkii lewisi isolate Uvic-CL-2024 chromosome 4, UVic_Ocla_1.0, whole genome shotgun sequence genome:
TTAAATTATACATTTCGTGAGTTAGGAATATCACAAAAAATATGATCAATGACTCATTGGAGAGAAGACATCCTCTGTCATTATGACATCAGCAAGTCTGACACGTTTGATAGATGTTTTAGATCTAAAAGTCATATTCCTgttaacttccagtgtagtgagagaGACTTTATCACAATGTCATAACGGCCAGATTTCTGCCTGCTTCAACAGCAAtaactcagatacacatgaaaacaaacaaatcacccagggaatcgatagaacatcactcagagatgcacaaaaaaTAGTATAACAGTAAAACATTCAAAATGGGTCAATCTTTCCTTTAAGTATAGTTTCTGGTCTTTTACTttaggttttgtacaccagcttcaaacagatgaaaatacgcctcccgggtggcgcagtggttaagggagtCCTGGGttatcagagtcctgggttcgcacccaggctctgtcgtaaccggccgcgaccgggaggtccgtggggcgacgcacaattggcctagcgtcgcccgggttagggagggcttggtcggtagggttgtccttgtctcatcgcgcaccagcaactcctgtggcgggctgggcgcagtgtacgcttgccaaggtggccaggtgcacggtgtttcctccggcgcattggtgcggctggcttccgggttggatgtgcgctgtgttaaagaagcagcggcttggttggttgtgtatcggaggacgcatgactttcaaccttcgtctctcccgagcccgtacgggagttgtagcgatgagacaagatagtagctactacaacaattggatactacgaaattggggagaaaaaggggtaaaattcaaaaaaaaacaaaaaaacaaaaaaaaaaccagatgaaaatacaatatttttggtcattgaaaatatatttaagaGAGGTTTGATTTTCTGGCAGGGCTATCCCAAACCCCGGTCACGAAACCGTCTCCTGACAAAAGCTGAGGGAACGTTTCGTAACGCCTATAGGATAGCTAGCTGCTGCTCCTGATGAAAGCATTGTGCGATGGATGGAAAGATAATGAGATCATATAATAGAGAGGAGGAGCGGACGGCTGCTGCCTGGGTCGGGTGCGGAGTGTTGTTTTTTCCCGTAAAGCGCACTTTCCCCTCCTTGCTTAAACGTGTTGTTATTTTTAAAAAGGGAGAGAAAAACGTCTGGCAGTTTTTTGAGCAGGTCCAGTTAAGAAAAAAGAGGTTAGaacagataataataataatactagaaAGTTATGTAATGGTCCATCAATATCTTCATCATCTCCAACAACAATCTACAGCGGTTCTTCATCTCCAGCAACAATCTACAGCGGttcatcatctccagcaacaATCTACAGCGGTTCTTCATCTCCAACAACAATCTACAGCGGTTCTTCATCTCCAACAACAATCTACAGCGGTTCTTCATCTCCAACAACAATCTACAGCGGTTCTTCATCTCCAACAACAATCTACAGCGGTTCTTCATCTCCAACAACAATCTACAGCGGttcatcatctccagcaacaATCTACAGCGGttcatcatctccagcaacaATCTACAGCGGttcatcatctccagcaacaATCTACAGCGGttcatcatctccagcaacaATCTACAGCGGttcatcatctccagcaacaATCTACAGCGGTTCTTCATCTCCAACAACAATCTACAGTGGTTCTTCATCTCCAACAACAATCTACAGCGGTTCTTCATCTCCAGCAACAATCTACAGCGGTTCTTCATCTCCAGCAACAATCTACAGCGGTTCTTCATCTCCAGCAACAATCTACAGCGGttcatcatctccagcaacaATCTACAGCGGTTCTTCATCTCCAACAACAATCTACAGTGGTTCTTCATCTCCAGCAACAATCTACAGCGGTTCTTCATCTCCAGCAACAATCTACAGCGGTTCTTCATCTCCAGCAACAATCTACAGCGGTTCTTCATCTCCAGCAACAATCTACAGCGGttcatcatctccagcaacaATCTACAGCGGTTCTTCATCTCCAACAACAATCTACAGCGGTTCTTCATCTCCAGCAACAATCTACAGCGGTTCTTCATCTCCAGCAACAATCTACAGCGGTTCTTCATCTCCAACAACAATCTACAGCGGTTCTTCATCTCAAACAACAATCTACAGCATGATGATGCGATAGCgggtcgagagagagagcgagcagtgAGCACTGAGGAGGAGTTTGTCCCCGTCTACCCTCCTGATCATAAAGCCAATCAAAGCCCTGTGTATtcagagaggagatagaagaaacaCCATCCTGGTAGGAGAGCTCTGTTCTGGAGGCTGGCATGAAGCAGCAATCGCATCACGTCAAAGAGATACTTGTGAGGAGAAGGCCAGATTAACACGACCCATTCAATGGAGGAacgggaaagaagagagagagaaaagccttTTAAAGAAAGCCATACTGGACTACGacaagaggacacacacacacacacacacagggagagagactaaCAATGCTTACTTACATTCCCACATGGTTATGATGAGGTGAAAATTAGTTAGAGGGAGTACTCTGTAGTGATTATACATCTCCTTGTGAAGAATAACAACAACTAGGACTATTTCTTCAGTGCAACGCTGaatataaaagtgtgtgtgtgggaaagaAACAGTGTAGTGTACCCCCTTCCTAAACAGAATGTTATTTTGTGATATTACATTTCCTATAAAAGTTTAGCGGTGTCTGGTCCCCACAAATATCAACAAAGGCCTGATGGTTTGTGGGTAAATCAAACGGTTCCAACTAATGAACTTTGACAGAGAGCCAGCAGGTTAAACAAGTTTATGACAccgaaaccacacacacagacctggcaTACACACCCCAAAAtgtcctccccccatcccctcaAGGTTCAGCTCCTAACAGTCACCACGTAGTCTTCTAGGCTTTGATTTATGTTACCATGTTCCAATAACATTTCAGGTTTCAGATTCAGAGTGAAAACAGCCCAATGAGTTATGGTGAGCAGCTTAAAGGCACATCTGTCCTGAGGGGAATCTATGGTTTATGCAGTGGTCAGATAATACAGATGGGGGTCGTCGGGGGGCAGGGGGTTCCTCTTTCACTCATCTCTTCCTGTTCACCAAACGTGCTGCTGGAATAAGTAACAGCAAGGCTTTTCTTtccaagagagaacagagagctgCTCCAAGGAGATGGAGATGTGGCCTGCCTGAAAACCTCTCAGTTGCCTTAAATCAGTCGTATGACTATAAAACACTATTTCCTCTTATTAGACCGAATGCAAGACAGGGTCACTGATTTTGTACATTGGGTGAAGATTAAGTTAACCACAAAAAATAACCGTTGTATGAAATCCGTGCCCATTGGCTGGAAGGTAATCTCTaaactctaaactctccttccagacccatatcaaacatctccaatcgaaaatcaaatcaagagtcggctttctattccgcaacaaagcctccttcactcacgccgccaaacttaccctagtaaaactgactatcctaccgatcctcgacttcggcgacgtcatctacaaaattgcttccaacactctactcagcaaactggatgcagtttatcacagtgccatccgttttgtcactaaagcaccttataccacccaccactgcgacttgtatgctctagtcggctggccctcgctacatattcgtcgccagacccactggctccaggtcatctacaagtccatgctaggtaaagctccgccttatctcagttcactggttacgatggcaacacccatccgtagcacgcgctccagcaggtgtatctcactgatcatccctaaagccaacacctcatttggccgcctttcgttccagttctctgctgcctgtgactggaaggaattgcaaaaatcgctgaagttggagacttttatctccctcaccaacttcaaacatctgctatctgagcagctaaccgatcgctgcagctgtacatagtctattggtaaatagcccacccattttcacctacctcatccccattctatttttatttatttatttttctgctcttttgcacaccaatatctctacctgtacataaccatctgataatttatcactccagtgttaatctgcataattgtaattatttgcctaccttctcatgccttttgcacacaatgtatatatagactccccttttttctactgtgttattgacttgttaattgtttactccatgtgtaactctgtgttgtctgttcacactgctatgccttatcttggccaggtcgcagttgcaaatgagaacttgttctcaactagcctacctggttaaataaaggtgaaataaaaaaataaaaaaataaaaaattacaatGAGGCCATCTGCATGGCTAGCTGCTGTTTCCATGGTGGTGACCATCACCCTGGCCTGGTggaagggtcagagagagagagaactacaacTGGAAACAGACTGTCTGTCCACTCAACCTCTAGACGGATGCCCTCCTTCTGGAAAGAGTAGTTTAGAACAGCGAACGGGACATAGCTTTCTTGTGTATCACAATCTGTGAaaaagagacggagggagagatgataattagagagtgaaagagagagagagcgagagagatagcaagaggaaagaaaatagagggagagagaaagagtgagatcTCGCCAACAAGAGAGTGAGACATGATAcacataacagagagagagatctctccAACACGAGAGTGAGACATGATatacataacagagacagagagagagagagatctctctAACCAGAGAGTGAGACATGATAtacacaaaagagagagagagatctctctaacaagagagtaagagatgttatacataacagagagagagagagatctctccAACGAGAGAGTGAGACATGACAtacataacagagagagagagagagagagatctctccAACAAGAGAGTGCGACATGATAtacataacagagagagagagagatctctccAACACGAGAGTGAGACATGATatacataacagagacagagagagagagatatctctCTAACCAGAGAGTGAGACATGATATACATGACAtacataacagagagagagagagagagatctctccAACAAGAGAGTGAGACATGATatacataacagagacagagagagagagatatctctCTAACCAGAGAGTGAGACATGATATACATGATAtacataacagagagagagatctctccAACACGAGAGTGAGAGATGATatacataacagagacagagagagagagagatctctctAACCAGAGAGTGAGACATGTTATAcacataacagagagagagagatctctccAACACGAGAGTGAGAGATGATATACATAACAGAGATAGATCTCTCCAACGAGAGAGTGAGACATGTTATACataacacaaagagagagatcccTCCAACACGATGCCTGAATCTGGAGACAGTGAATCTGGAGACAGTGAATCTGGAGACAGTGTGAAAGTTAGGCACCGTCGAGCGGAATGACGTGGCACGTTACCAATgacagagaagaagagggaggtgTAGGGGTTGTGAGGTTACATGAATTGCCCAGAGGCTGCTAAGAGTTTGCTTCACTCCTTTTGAAGATTCCAACGTCCCAGATCTGTCCCCTTTGTCACCCAACCACAGATAAGAGCTGATAATATGACATGGgtcatggtggtggtgttgtgttgcattttcctggtcccagatctgttgtgcCGTCTTGCCTATTCCAGGTAATTCAATACAAACAGATGTGGTACCTGGATAGTGCTGCATGGCCTGGCTTAGTTCAAACCAGCCTGGGCCTTTTAGCGGTTACCATTGAAATTCAAAGGAGGAACTAGTAGAGGCCAAAACAAGACGGTTGAGGTTCCTGCAGCACATATTGGTGCAAACAATGCCGAAATAACAAGGAACGTCAAAACAAGGAAGTTAAATTGGCTTGGATCAGTGTTTTTGTTCATCAGGCTGGACAGACTGTTGGTGGGTTGAACGAGAGGTCATTCTAGCCATGCTGAATCCCTGTGAGTTTTGGCCTGGGAAAAATAGAGAGATTGTGAGGCAAAAGTGTGGACAGGGAATAACTTCTATCATTTTCATTAGATTGATGCACCCTTTGGGACGGCATTACCTGTGAAGCACTGTGACCACATACTCATTCAACAAGCTTTAACCTGATGGTTCTTTACTTTCGCTCACAGTATGACCAGTCAGTTAAATGTTTATTTAAACCTCACAGTACGACCAGTCAGTTAAATGTTTATTTAAACCTCACAGTACGACCAGTCAGTTAAGCGTTTATTTAAACCTCACAGTGTGACCAGTCAGTTAAGCGTTTAATTAAACCTCACAGTGTGACCAGTCAGTTAAATGTTTATTTAAACCTCACAGTACGACCAGTCAGTTAAGCGTTTATTTAAACCTCACAGTGTGACCAGTCAGTTAAATGTTTATTTAAACCTCACAGTACGACCAGTCAGTTAAGCGTTTAATTAAACCTCAGGGACCAGTCAGTTAAACGTTTAATTAAACCTCACAGTGTGACCAGTCAGTTAAGCGTTTAATTAAACCTCACAGTGTGACCAGTCAGTTAAGCGTTTAATTAAACCTCAGTGACCAGTCAGTTAAGCGTTTAATTAAACCTCAGTGACCAGTCAGTTAAGCGTTTAATTAAACCTCAGTGACCAGTCAGTTAAACGTTTAATTAAACCTCACAGTGTGACCAGTCAGTTAAACGTTTAATTAAACCTCACAGTGTGACCAGTCAGTTAAGCGTTTAATTAAACCTCACAGTACGACCAGTCAGTTAAGCGTTTAATTAAACCTCAGTGACCAGTCAGTTAAACGTTTAATTAAACCTCACAGTGTGACCAGTCAGTTAAGCGTTTAATTAAACCTCAGTGACCAGTCAGTTAAGCATTTCATTAAACCTCACAGTGTGACCAGTCAGTTAAGCGTTTAATTAAACCTCAGTGACCAGTCAGTTAAGCGTTTAATTAAACCTCAGTGACCAGTCAGTTAAGCATTTAATTAAACCTCAGTGACCAGTCAGTTAAGCATTTCATTAAACCTCACAGTGTGACCAGTCAGTTAAGCGTTTAATTAAA
Encoded here:
- the LOC139408066 gene encoding uncharacterized protein in mobD 3'region-like; the protein is MSVEAAERFFISSNNLQRFIISSNNLQRFFISNNNLQRFFISNNNLQRFFISNNNLQRFFISNNNLQRFFISNNNLQRFIISSNNLQRFIISSNNLQRFIISSNNLQRFIISSNNLQRFIISSNNLQRFFISNNNLQWFFISNNNLQRFFISSNNLQRFFISSNNLQRFFISSNNLQRFIISSNNLQRFFISNNNLQWFFISSNNLQRFFISSNNLQRFFISSNNLQRFFISSNNLQRFIISSNNLQRFFISNNNLQRFFISSNNLQRFFISSNNLQRFFISNNNLQRFFISNNNLQHDDAIAGRERERAVSTEEEFVPVYPPDHKANQSPVYSERR